One segment of Thermoplasmatales archaeon DNA contains the following:
- a CDS encoding AbrB/MazE/SpoVT family DNA-binding domain-containing protein: MEKKKLIDVAHVSARGSSFRITLPKKIVKRLGLKDEDIVGFYDDDGVKLSRMD; encoded by the coding sequence ATGGAAAAGAAGAAGCTTATCGACGTGGCACATGTTTCTGCGCGTGGATCCTCGTTTAGAATTACATTGCCGAAGAAGATTGTCAAAAGGTTAGGTCTTAAAGACGAGGATATTGTTGGATTCTATGATGATGATGGGGTGAAGCTTAGCCGAATGGACTGA
- a CDS encoding 50S ribosomal protein L16, whose translation MVTKPARMYTKISGPAYTRREFMGGVPYSKITNFVQGNQKKDFEIELRLIAKESCQIRHTALEAARVSVNRKMIEATGETGYYLQIRPYPHQVIREHKMATGAGADRISSGMRAAFGRPVGTAARVKFGDIIMVGRTTVDKASVLREALHKASIKLPTPCKIEVTKGKEIAGKIGL comes from the coding sequence ATGGTCACAAAACCTGCCAGAATGTACACAAAGATTAGTGGTCCAGCCTACACGAGGCGTGAGTTCATGGGGGGAGTACCCTACTCCAAGATCACAAATTTCGTTCAGGGTAACCAAAAGAAAGATTTTGAGATTGAATTGAGGTTAATCGCCAAGGAATCATGCCAGATTCGCCACACCGCACTTGAAGCTGCAAGGGTATCTGTTAATAGGAAAATGATAGAGGCTACCGGGGAAACAGGGTATTACCTTCAAATAAGACCCTATCCTCATCAGGTTATTCGTGAGCACAAGATGGCAACTGGGGCTGGAGCAGACAGAATTTCAAGTGGAATGAGGGCTGCATTCGGCAGACCCGTCGGAACTGCTGCAAGAGTGAAATTTGGAGATATAATCATGGTCGGAAGAACGACTGTAGATAAGGCGAGCGTTTTAAGGGAAGCGCTTCACAAGGCTTCCATAAAGTTGCCGACCCCGTGCAAAATAGAAGTTACTAAAGGCAAGGAAATTGCCGGAAAGATAGGCCTCTGA
- the speB gene encoding agmatinase, which translates to MGSDGKTKDHASELSDLFSFRKIADANSSYENAKYVIFGVPFDGTSSFRRGSRLAPESIRLAYNNLESYEFGYEVDFTSSRICDLGNLSVGEDASEVVDSVQAVTQTIFSDGKIPIMLGGEHSVTVGAIKNLKDAMMIIIDAHSDFRDEYMGNPLNHACVTRRALEVLGKNKICSIGTRSVSKEERESESWNDVTFIPAARVKKEGIDRIIEEIDNSADRIYFSIDIDGIDPAYAPGAGTPEPYGLMDTDVRSLIDHFSERIIGFDIVEITPVYDNGNTSMLAAKLIQNFIASREQKSKT; encoded by the coding sequence TTGGGAAGCGATGGGAAAACGAAAGATCATGCTTCAGAATTGAGTGATCTTTTCTCTTTTAGAAAAATTGCTGATGCAAACTCGTCATATGAAAACGCGAAATATGTAATATTCGGCGTTCCATTTGATGGAACCTCTTCCTTTCGCAGAGGATCTCGGCTTGCTCCCGAGAGTATCAGACTTGCTTACAATAATTTGGAATCCTACGAATTTGGTTATGAGGTAGACTTTACTTCCTCAAGAATTTGCGATCTCGGGAACCTTTCTGTGGGAGAAGACGCATCAGAAGTTGTAGATTCGGTCCAGGCTGTAACGCAGACGATTTTTTCTGACGGGAAAATACCCATAATGCTGGGTGGAGAACACTCAGTAACAGTAGGCGCAATCAAAAATCTCAAAGACGCTATGATGATTATAATAGACGCACATTCCGATTTCAGGGATGAATACATGGGCAATCCACTCAACCACGCGTGTGTTACACGAAGAGCTCTAGAAGTCTTAGGAAAGAATAAGATCTGTTCCATTGGAACCAGATCGGTTTCAAAAGAAGAAAGAGAAAGCGAGTCGTGGAACGATGTAACTTTTATACCTGCTGCTAGAGTCAAGAAAGAAGGAATTGACAGAATAATAGAGGAAATTGATAATTCAGCTGACAGGATATATTTTTCTATTGACATAGATGGAATCGACCCGGCTTATGCACCTGGGGCAGGGACGCCAGAGCCTTACGGCCTTATGGACACGGACGTAAGATCACTGATTGACCATTTCTCAGAAAGAATCATTGGATTTGACATAGTCGAGATTACACCTGTTTACGATAATGGAAATACATCTATGCTTGCTGCCAAATTGATACAGAATTTCATTGCAAGCAGAGAACAAAAAAGCAAAACATGA
- a CDS encoding translation initiation factor IF-5A, producing MSWQEAEVRELKVGRYMLIDDAPCKIVEITMSKPGKHGEAKGRIVAIGIFDSQKRSVVYPVKHKVKVPIIEKKNAQVLSVTNKEAQLMDSETFETFLVPLSDEELGKVTPGTEVSYWEAMGKRKIMLQN from the coding sequence ATGAGTTGGCAAGAAGCTGAAGTAAGGGAGTTAAAAGTTGGCAGGTATATGCTGATTGATGATGCTCCTTGCAAGATAGTTGAGATTACAATGTCAAAACCTGGCAAACATGGCGAAGCTAAGGGAAGGATAGTAGCCATAGGAATTTTCGATAGCCAAAAGCGGAGCGTAGTGTACCCTGTTAAGCACAAGGTAAAGGTCCCGATAATAGAAAAGAAGAATGCACAGGTTCTTTCAGTAACTAACAAAGAGGCCCAACTGATGGATTCTGAAACATTCGAAACTTTCTTAGTTCCACTTTCTGATGAGGAACTTGGGAAAGTTACCCCAGGAACGGAGGTATCTTATTGGGAAGCGATGGGAAAACGAAAGATCATGCTTCAGAATTGA
- a CDS encoding amidohydrolase family protein, translating into MKDQLILIKNATIVTQNERREITRGNIAISNGRIDYIGDEERDAEITIDATNKIVIPGFINTHCHVAMTHLRGKLDDIKLSEFLERTFKMDAERSNEGLQNSSLLGAFEMLNSGITSFLDLYYSEDVIAKAVKESGIRGFLAWNTLDSDKTTQKGDPLSNAEHFIESTRDMERVYPSVGVQGVYVASDEVYLKAKEISERYNTIIHGHLSETREEVYNFAKSHNGERPAEHLGKIGFLNDRFIAAHCVWLTLRETKELGKNRVGVSWNSISNEFLGTGGIPPIPELRDNGAIVSLGTDSSASNNSLDPFQIMKFSALSLKNDRWDPSVIKAQDVFDMTNINAARSLRMPDLGSVEVGKLADLVLLDRQNPKLFGMSDSEIISGIVYSADSSCVSDVIVDGELIKMDHKLLKFDPEYFVGKEFV; encoded by the coding sequence TTGAAAGACCAGTTAATCCTAATAAAAAACGCAACAATAGTAACACAGAACGAGAGAAGAGAGATTACACGAGGTAACATTGCTATCAGTAACGGCAGAATAGATTATATTGGAGACGAAGAAAGAGATGCTGAGATAACAATAGATGCGACAAACAAGATCGTCATACCTGGATTCATAAATACACACTGTCACGTCGCTATGACCCACCTTCGTGGAAAGCTTGATGATATCAAACTTTCTGAATTTTTGGAAAGAACATTCAAAATGGATGCGGAAAGGAGCAACGAGGGATTACAAAATTCGTCATTACTGGGCGCTTTCGAAATGCTAAACTCAGGAATTACCTCTTTCCTTGACCTTTATTACTCTGAAGACGTGATTGCGAAGGCAGTTAAAGAGTCTGGCATAAGAGGATTTTTGGCCTGGAACACGCTTGATAGCGATAAGACGACGCAGAAGGGCGATCCTTTATCAAATGCAGAGCATTTTATAGAGTCCACAAGAGATATGGAGCGGGTATACCCATCAGTAGGAGTTCAGGGCGTATATGTTGCTTCAGATGAAGTGTATTTGAAAGCGAAAGAGATTTCTGAAAGATATAATACAATTATCCATGGCCACCTCTCTGAGACCAGGGAAGAAGTGTATAATTTTGCTAAAAGTCACAACGGAGAACGCCCAGCAGAACATCTTGGCAAGATAGGGTTTCTTAATGATCGTTTCATAGCAGCACATTGTGTCTGGCTTACACTGAGAGAAACAAAGGAACTGGGCAAAAACAGAGTTGGTGTGTCATGGAATTCTATAAGCAACGAATTTCTAGGAACCGGGGGCATACCACCGATACCAGAGCTGAGGGATAACGGTGCGATAGTTTCGCTTGGAACAGACAGCAGTGCAAGTAACAACTCGCTCGATCCATTCCAAATAATGAAGTTTTCCGCTCTTTCACTTAAAAATGACAGATGGGATCCATCTGTAATAAAGGCACAAGACGTATTTGATATGACAAACATAAATGCAGCGAGAAGCCTCAGAATGCCTGATCTCGGGTCCGTGGAAGTTGGAAAACTAGCAGATCTGGTTCTATTAGACCGCCAGAATCCAAAGCTTTTCGGAATGTCTGATAGTGAGATCATATCTGGAATTGTTTATTCTGCGGACTCTTCCTGTGTATCTGACGTCATTGTAGATGGGGAATTAATAAAGATGGACCATAAACTTCTCAAGTTCGATCCTGAATACTTTGTAGGGAAGGAATTCGTGTAA
- a CDS encoding DUF5591 domain-containing protein: MFIDHSFFGFARSGVLNDNVEYPALLIPDRDISCNNSGLSVLGEKRISAMQFVMLLKGNSTNSLIPQEDYVIIPNGSQLLLKARDIINTINAARDKYGYSKLVYLQGVSDPYLLPILVYMGVSLFDSSLFELRGLKGERFTPIGIVKTNSDVSQENVNFCNNLLRSVSTSIANGTLRDVVERFQFSNKASEILRILDSKFYSTSEQFFPRRTPRISASSLDSLNRPDLVRYREYISKSYRKPEDRNIALLLPCSARKPYSSSKSHKMIINALGKLRQFVHEVIVTSPVGLVPRELEATYPPGFYDIPVTGNWFEEEKQMISSMLGSFFKNNNYTRVISFVTEDLSFIEKFLPTRNVFIRWDKSSNASLDELVSTIREIISAENLQPIRHNFTLERYIQIATYQFGEWIVPYLKEAKIKRIYNSDMLMLNGDPILVYNERLGKFTINKRSAQWFLENKKFCVEIDDFKPTANVYPVGILGATEDIRQEDEVVLYHGGEVRGVGITKMPINAMLQLKKGTAVKVRN; the protein is encoded by the coding sequence GTGTTCATAGACCACAGTTTCTTTGGATTTGCGAGATCGGGAGTTCTCAACGATAATGTAGAGTACCCTGCACTTCTAATTCCCGACAGAGATATTTCATGCAATAACTCTGGACTAAGTGTACTTGGAGAGAAACGGATTTCTGCTATGCAGTTTGTTATGCTATTGAAGGGCAATTCTACTAATTCTTTGATTCCGCAAGAAGATTATGTAATAATACCAAACGGATCACAATTGCTACTTAAGGCAAGGGACATTATCAATACGATTAACGCAGCGCGGGATAAGTACGGATACTCTAAATTGGTATATCTTCAGGGAGTCTCTGATCCTTACTTGCTCCCAATACTTGTTTACATGGGAGTATCTCTCTTTGACAGCAGTTTGTTTGAGTTACGCGGATTGAAAGGCGAAAGGTTCACACCCATCGGTATAGTGAAAACGAACTCCGACGTAAGCCAGGAAAATGTTAATTTCTGTAATAACCTCCTCAGATCTGTTTCTACTTCCATAGCAAATGGTACGTTGAGAGACGTAGTTGAAAGATTCCAATTCTCAAACAAGGCAAGCGAGATATTGAGAATTCTGGATTCTAAATTCTACAGCACATCTGAGCAGTTTTTTCCTAGAAGAACTCCAAGGATCTCGGCATCATCCTTAGATTCACTAAACAGACCTGATCTGGTTCGTTACAGAGAGTATATATCAAAGAGTTATCGTAAGCCTGAAGACAGGAATATAGCCTTGCTTCTGCCCTGTTCTGCTAGAAAGCCATACTCTAGCTCTAAGAGTCACAAAATGATCATTAACGCTCTTGGAAAACTGAGACAGTTCGTGCATGAAGTGATCGTCACATCCCCAGTAGGTCTCGTCCCAAGGGAATTGGAAGCCACATATCCACCTGGATTTTATGACATCCCAGTCACTGGAAATTGGTTTGAAGAGGAAAAACAGATGATAAGCTCAATGCTAGGTTCTTTCTTTAAAAACAACAACTATACGCGTGTAATATCATTTGTCACTGAGGATCTTAGTTTCATAGAGAAATTCCTTCCAACGAGAAATGTCTTCATAAGGTGGGACAAATCCAGCAACGCGTCTCTTGATGAACTGGTAAGCACTATAAGGGAGATAATAAGTGCAGAAAATCTTCAACCAATACGACATAATTTTACGCTGGAAAGGTACATTCAGATAGCAACGTATCAATTTGGTGAATGGATCGTGCCATACTTAAAGGAAGCAAAGATAAAAAGGATCTATAACAGCGATATGTTGATGCTTAACGGTGATCCTATCTTAGTCTACAATGAAAGGCTCGGAAAATTTACCATCAACAAACGTTCTGCACAGTGGTTTTTAGAAAATAAAAAATTCTGCGTGGAAATAGACGATTTCAAACCAACTGCTAATGTCTATCCTGTCGGAATACTTGGCGCGACGGAAGATATCAGGCAGGAAGACGAGGTAGTTCTGTATCACGGAGGAGAAGTAAGAGGGGTTGGTATAACCAAGATGCCGATAAATGCTATGCTACAGTTAAAAAAAGGAACTGCTGTAAAAGTAAGAAATTAA
- a CDS encoding ABC transporter permease, whose protein sequence is MRDFLYDLKRTLTGKFTIIMIVLVILLSVAVAFLVIAPSTPSSAPPSAVSHVLPDIYPIKGGYKIVDYAINGYGQPVPNLAVSSYVYNFSGSSSSRTILQRFNGTTDSSGFVSFTYKTSMSAVNYSYSADYQYGSVTGNSTALFEIIYVSSIGNNVTYFSPGVYFFNGGSHSNKSLSPDYLYVIPVSSTTSKEPTNFLIYYAGPNSTATPTMKVYFNYTNDFSPSTESNSNMTYLKTISGKNTSIVTVPLNSSANNKEINVGIFAANDSLMGTGFTPYSVTNSDLVVTSLLQLPYEFLIPILGIFSAYFYYSKDKASGVLESIIVRPVTKGRVFASRFTAGVISFFVALIVSLGFVDLIVFHYTGSALSSGNFFSIFLSYLATAVAYSGIIYLISQFVKSQGAIIGIGIGLFFLLALFWGDIAILLAFVLHVNLAVPGAYKIVIALSSISPSFIPTMNNYLMTGTLLNDGVSLGALLFIGLVWAIIPAVISFFLARSRD, encoded by the coding sequence ATGAGAGATTTCCTATACGACCTAAAAAGAACGCTTACGGGTAAATTCACAATAATCATGATCGTTTTGGTCATACTCCTGAGCGTTGCTGTAGCTTTTTTGGTGATCGCTCCTTCAACGCCTTCTTCTGCTCCACCTTCGGCGGTATCTCATGTCCTTCCGGACATATATCCAATTAAGGGAGGATATAAAATCGTCGACTATGCCATCAACGGTTACGGCCAACCGGTCCCTAATCTTGCCGTCAGTTCTTACGTTTATAATTTTTCTGGTAGTTCATCTTCTAGAACTATATTGCAGCGTTTCAATGGCACTACTGATAGTTCTGGATTCGTCTCTTTTACATACAAAACAAGCATGAGCGCAGTAAATTACTCTTACAGTGCAGATTATCAATATGGATCGGTAACTGGCAATAGCACTGCTCTCTTTGAGATCATTTACGTCTCTTCAATTGGAAACAATGTTACGTATTTTTCTCCAGGTGTTTATTTCTTCAATGGCGGATCCCATAGTAACAAAAGCCTATCACCTGATTATCTATACGTGATTCCAGTTTCAAGTACAACATCAAAAGAACCTACGAATTTCCTTATATATTATGCTGGACCAAACTCAACTGCGACACCGACTATGAAGGTTTACTTCAATTACACTAATGATTTCTCCCCTTCTACCGAATCCAATTCAAACATGACCTATCTTAAAACTATTTCTGGAAAGAATACCTCTATCGTAACAGTTCCATTAAACAGTAGCGCAAATAACAAGGAGATTAATGTTGGAATATTTGCGGCTAATGATTCTCTTATGGGCACGGGTTTCACCCCATATTCTGTGACTAATTCGGATTTAGTTGTAACGTCCTTACTTCAACTCCCTTACGAATTCTTAATTCCTATATTGGGAATATTCTCTGCCTATTTCTATTACAGCAAAGACAAAGCTTCGGGAGTGTTAGAATCCATAATCGTCCGACCTGTTACGAAGGGGAGGGTATTTGCGTCCAGATTTACGGCGGGAGTAATATCTTTCTTTGTTGCGCTCATCGTCTCGCTCGGCTTTGTTGATCTTATTGTTTTTCATTATACGGGATCTGCACTTTCTTCTGGAAACTTCTTTAGTATATTTTTAAGTTATCTTGCGACTGCTGTAGCTTACTCAGGCATTATTTACCTTATATCGCAATTCGTAAAATCTCAGGGTGCGATAATTGGCATAGGAATAGGGCTGTTCTTCCTCCTTGCACTCTTCTGGGGGGACATAGCTATTTTATTGGCTTTTGTTCTACATGTAAATCTGGCAGTTCCAGGCGCTTACAAGATAGTTATTGCTCTTTCGTCAATTTCACCGTCTTTCATTCCAACAATGAACAATTACCTTATGACAGGTACATTACTTAATGACGGTGTTTCATTAGGTGCTCTTCTGTTCATCGGATTAGTATGGGCAATAATTCCAGCAGTCATTTCATTTTTCCTTGCCAGATCCAGGGATTAA
- a CDS encoding ABC transporter ATP-binding protein yields MIQIVSLTKSYKKNQPSAVKNLSIDIDDSEIVGFAGLNGAGKTTTIRVACGIIFPSSGRVSIDGKDIVKEKVEASKNIGWVPELPNFEPNGKAIPLLKYYAGFYGISPSDAESKAEELLKRFSIWDSRKKKLKDYSQGMKKRFAIAAALMGDPKNFLFDETLNGLDPEGVRDMRNLMISLRNEGKAVFLSSHILSELENVADRIAIIRRGELIKVLERSELSNLGSAFIEINVQNPDNKVESMLELYGKVERSGNLYYVRDLKISASEGYKINQALVSNGYNVISMSIKNEGLEDYFLNLVGAGK; encoded by the coding sequence ATGATACAGATCGTCTCACTAACGAAATCTTACAAGAAGAACCAACCTTCTGCTGTCAAAAATCTCAGCATTGATATCGATGATTCAGAAATAGTTGGATTTGCCGGCCTGAATGGTGCAGGCAAAACTACGACAATTAGGGTCGCGTGTGGCATCATCTTTCCTTCTTCCGGCAGAGTGAGTATAGACGGTAAGGACATAGTGAAGGAAAAAGTGGAAGCTTCAAAGAACATAGGGTGGGTACCAGAACTTCCAAACTTTGAACCCAACGGCAAAGCAATACCACTCCTGAAGTATTATGCTGGATTCTATGGCATTTCTCCATCCGATGCAGAATCAAAGGCAGAGGAACTACTCAAGAGATTCTCCATATGGGATAGCAGAAAGAAGAAGCTTAAAGATTATTCACAAGGTATGAAGAAACGATTCGCGATAGCGGCAGCACTGATGGGAGATCCTAAAAACTTTCTTTTCGATGAAACACTTAATGGTCTGGATCCGGAAGGCGTGAGAGACATGAGAAATCTCATGATATCACTTAGGAATGAAGGAAAAGCTGTCTTCCTTTCCTCGCATATTCTCAGCGAGCTAGAAAACGTAGCTGACAGGATTGCCATAATAAGGAGGGGTGAATTGATAAAGGTTCTGGAGAGATCTGAACTCTCAAATCTAGGAAGTGCGTTCATAGAGATAAACGTCCAGAATCCAGACAACAAGGTTGAGTCTATGTTAGAACTTTACGGAAAGGTTGAGAGAAGTGGCAATCTCTATTACGTGAGGGATCTTAAGATCAGTGCAAGCGAGGGATACAAGATAAACCAAGCTCTCGTATCGAACGGGTACAACGTTATATCAATGTCGATTAAGAACGAAGGTCTCGAAGACTATTTCCTGAATTTGGTAGGTGCTGGAAAATGA
- a CDS encoding TatD family hydrolase yields MFIKAGGNAFNLVNLPEDLGPLSNRYEAIYDQTIKMSEIIRSEMPLDVVVTLGPYPLDYFLFTDHGVDPMEYMKAGIDLAAKYILEGKANAIGEIGRPHFPVSENVTEVSNEVIIYAMSICKDLNCPLILHTEDLSPEDYKQLEKMALDTGIRMDKIVKHHAGPLDVCLETKIQKSVLATRTNVREVSKCNGGFLLETDYVDDPASGWKVIPPDSVPKRAVMMREEISDWESLFDHCFFEGPITLYGEDAFARNLHL; encoded by the coding sequence ATGTTTATTAAGGCTGGAGGGAATGCATTTAATCTGGTTAACTTGCCTGAGGATTTAGGGCCTTTATCCAATAGATATGAAGCTATATACGATCAAACAATAAAAATGTCCGAAATCATAAGATCTGAGATGCCACTGGATGTGGTAGTGACCCTAGGCCCATATCCTTTGGATTACTTTCTTTTTACTGATCACGGAGTGGACCCTATGGAATACATGAAGGCTGGAATCGATCTTGCTGCAAAGTATATTCTGGAAGGAAAGGCTAATGCTATCGGCGAGATTGGGAGGCCTCACTTTCCGGTATCAGAAAATGTAACGGAAGTTTCAAACGAGGTCATAATTTATGCCATGTCCATATGCAAAGACTTAAACTGCCCACTAATTCTTCATACGGAGGATCTAAGCCCTGAAGATTATAAACAACTTGAGAAGATGGCTCTGGATACGGGTATTAGAATGGATAAGATTGTAAAACATCATGCAGGTCCTCTTGATGTATGTTTAGAAACCAAAATACAGAAATCTGTACTTGCCACAAGGACCAATGTAAGAGAAGTTAGCAAATGCAACGGAGGATTTTTACTGGAAACTGATTATGTGGATGATCCAGCTTCAGGGTGGAAAGTTATTCCTCCGGATTCGGTTCCTAAAAGGGCAGTAATGATGCGAGAAGAAATCAGCGATTGGGAATCACTCTTCGATCACTGTTTCTTTGAGGGGCCTATCACTTTGTACGGAGAGGATGCATTTGCCAGAAACCTTCATCTTTAA